In the genome of Choristoneura fumiferana chromosome 21, NRCan_CFum_1, whole genome shotgun sequence, the window aagaCCGCAACTAGTCTGGCTGTTCCTGACTCAAGCTCATTTTCCAAAGGAATGTATAAAAATCCTTCTCGTTCGCAGTATCGCAATAAATTGTACATTCCATTGTCAAGATTGTCGCTAGTTTCTAGGAATAGTTATATGAGTATAAtgagtatcaaaatatttaacaagctGTCTGACGCAATAAAAGACCTAACCTTCATAAAATTTAAACGAGCTCTGAAAAAGTGGTTGATCGAAAAATGCTTTTATAGTGTTCAGGAGTTTTTAGACTACAAGTGAATGTGTTCCCTAATTTCACATGCCATTTGTGGTAGATTTTAGTGATTCTTGTGTTATTTTTAAGATATCTTATTGTACTTAAAATcctatgtaaaataaattattttgaattttgaatttgaatttggctTAGTTCGACGATCAACGAACGGCTGCATGAAAGTACATACCGGACTGGTCGATGTAAGTTAAAACATGTCATTAATGAGTCCGGTGTTAGTCgtgagtaaaaaaaacattcaataatgtttagttttatgaagtaaaaaaaaaccggccaagagcgtgtcggacatgcccaaaatagggttccgtagccattacggaaaaattacgttatatttttctaaggatttcgtattttatacggaatcattcaagtttaggtatattttataccttaggctgctatttactcataaactactaataattctcaaggaaacttagccgttatagttatCCTTGAAAGttggatatacttactaccatcctgattttttcaaattgttccacccaccggtttagattttagtgggggggacgctcgatttttatgaaaatttgcactttaaaactgaatatttcgcaaaaaaatcaatgaatcgaaaaatcgtcttagcaaatccctaatgattttaaaagacctatccaacgataccccatactatacggttggatgagaaaaataaaatcacccacactttacgtctatgggaggtaccataaaataaatttttttttgtttttaattgtaccattttgtcggcataatttacatatatattcgtgcaaaattacagctttttagcattgataatccctgagcaaagccgcggacggacggacagatatacagacatggcgaaactataagggttccgtttttgccattttggctccggaacccttaaaaaggttaaaataataaGTCAATTCATTGTCTAGCATTTGCTGAGCTAggaacactaattttgtatgatgTAAAAAATTCACCTGTATGCGGTAAGTACCTTCTAAAGTGCATTTTAATGCAGGGGCGTCCGTTGAAACACAATAAAATGTAGTCACAACATTAAATGCTCATAATTTGCAATTAAGAGGGCGATAGCGAGTTATTAACTTTTCGCTTTCTTGCTGAATATTTATAGAGCAATTTTACTAAAAGCAACATGATTACCTGCTGGGGGAACACTTGAGTGCTTTGCTTCACACGTCGCGTCGGCGTTGTTTCTATCGTCGTAGATATATCAAGCCacatttcatacattttcaTAATAGTGGGTGACATGTGATATTTTACTCATATCACTGGATGTTTGGTTGGTTGGTAAAAGGCGGGGTTGTTTTTAGCTAGCTAGGCAGTATGTCTAACATGCTGACTTCGTGATCGAATTCACGATCTCTGTTTACCCTCGTCTTTTGttgtgtgatagaaagaaatggtgaaaacgattgtgattccaactccgttagacaataaggcctcaatACATAATAATTCAATCTATAGGTACTCGGATCTTGATCTTGACCCGCGTGAAAATTATTGGCCAAATTCTCTAAGAGAGTGAGGAAGGCTCTTCCTACCAATACGACATAATCATTGTACATATTATTGTCCCACTGAAACCAGTATGGCCTGTAAtacaagcaaaaaattaaaacatagatcctctTCGtcgaactgaacaacattagatcacgacttttaaaaataattgtgtctgaatcttccttttttcatacaaattaaatactgctatcaatgtacgccatcctaaaacTCAActaacgtcgcctgtcacggtacaaacatcaagcatttgcttttcattgcttcttcgaataaatttaaaagtgtaataaaaattaaaaaaactaactattttttaaagtcgctgaactaatattgttcagtttgacgagtatgatctatgtttaaattatttgctcatattaggTACATGCCACACCCCGTATATCTATGTAGTTCTGAAACCGAAATTTAaccaaaattataattaaacgcGAAGATCGCTGAAATCATAAGATCATAACCGAATAATCGATAGAAAAGAAATTGTCCATTCCAAATCATTTTTACCCGCTTAGGTAATTATTTAACTTCACctcgtatatttgtttgtttgcttcaaaCTTTGACCCAGTTCTAGTAGTCCGATTAACCTGAaatttacatattaatattatgcaGGTTAAAAGAcaatgtatttatgtacaatGTATTTACATTCAAGGAAAAGctcatgtattaaaaatatcaaaatattgtATACTGTATAGCCAGAAACAGCCATGATTATGTGCAAGTAGGTATAATGAAATACCTGCACGTGAAAACATAAAATCCTTCCACCCATAGGTGCACATAAACATACAGTAAGCCGTGATTACAGCCGCTCGCTACTTGGCCGGCCGATGTCTTTGCGAGTGTAGTTTTAAGTGGCATGCCAAGGAAGAGCGGCTCACCCCTCTAATTATCCGATCCGAGCGATAACGCAAGCTTTTATCTCGAACACTTCCATTAAGCAAATATACAGCTTTGTAGCCCACTAATCATACATTACAGTATTTTCCAACTCGTAAAccgaattaaaaatattttgatagaCAAAATTGTAATTACACGTTCCGAGAGAgcgccgccattttgttttgttctcACGTGTAAAGCCAAGGGTTCAATTAAGACTTTCCTTGGTTAAATTAAAGAAATCATTGCTTTTAATGTAATGAAAACCGTGATATTTAATGTTACTAGACGTAGCAGagagttacaaaattaaaagtgcAATAACTATGGTGTTACCCTTCATTTCAGTGCCAGATGGTtttatgtcatgtcatgtccATTTTCCATCCACGAGTAGGTAACTCTCATATTCCGTtttcaagtattttttaaacgaccagtggaaaaatacactagtttatattatactagATATAGGCAAAATTGACCTCGGATGGACAGAGttagatatatttaaaaaaactaaactaactgGTATTTGAAAATCTTAGTGTTAGTCTTAGAGGAGTAACTAAACTAAAGCTTCACTAAACTTCACTTATATTATAGCACAGTACCTAGTAGACCAAAACTGAAAATACTGTGTTGGTTGGTATAGGTACGTACCTACATCTAACTATATGTGTACGTACTGATACTTACTACCTAATGCGGTTTCTATCTTTGCAGATACAGCCTGTGAGAACTACAcctaacacaaaaataaaataaaaaacctgtGCTAATGAAGGCGTTTTATCTAAAGTTTTCGAATTTAATTATGCGAGAGACCATTGTTGTGGGCTTTACAAGGCGGAAACAAAACAACGCAACAAGAACAAAACGTTTGAATAGAACAGAATGTTATCTGTACGGTAATCACCGCACTATCTATTGTTTACTCTTAGTGCGTATTTAGCTAAATGCCAAACCGATGATTAATTGTTTACGAAGTAGTTAAGTTTGTAGGTACGTTGTAGCAAAATGTGAGAGGCActgtttgatttgatttgttttgttgaaTTGTTAGCTCTGTCTAAGTTTGCATTGGGGAAACCGCAGTGTGTTGTATTGTACCCCTGTTTATATAGTTGTTAGGTATACCAGGTCATAATTTGAACGTTCAACGGCCTCATTTTaatggtcacattttttatctACTAAATAAcgtggaaactgtaacagaatcccATGACAACAAAAATGGCGCCCACGAAAATTAAACAGAATACTTAAACGCTCGAATAACGATCCACCAACCAATTGTATGTTTACTTTAATGATGAGAGATTACgggtccgttgcctagtagggAATCAGTACCTGTCAAGTTGACCTAATTTGGCAGACACTCCGACGACTTCTATATACAGGAATTAAGACAACGTGTCAAACGAATGTCAGAGACTCAAAACGAACCTCGATTACAGATTTATTTAATAAggttccaccaaagatgtgcgaggatgttaatgcgaggaatgtgtttttcataaaccaatagaaacatagaaacgcttcatatacctcgcctcgctccgctcagctgttttatTATCACCAGACATATTGTGCTGTGCAAGGATAGGTGAGTgatgcgtttctattggttcatgcaGACACAGTCTCGCACATCTTAAGTGGAAATGCACTTTAATGGCAGCACATATATACCTACTATCAAATCTActtacatgttttatttaaaaaaaatccgaatttCCTTCTAAATCGTACATGACCTAACTAAACCACAATTAGGCGCCTATAACATGCTCATTTATCCGTCCGAGCCTAATTAGGAATAAAGCGTAATAGATAGATGAAACACGACACGATGGCGCGAATAAAAGCCCGCTTTGTCGGCTAATTTGTGAATTAGCGAGCGAGCGCCACTCAGGCGCAGAGTAATCGCATTAATTAGGTGCCGTAACGCGAGTTTCTCACACCGTCGCGTTTCAAACTTTGGCGTTTGTCTTGATTATAGGGTGTTTTTTGGGCACCTCGAGTGCGAAAGCGTGATCCTTTAAGTTAATGTATAGGCTAGGAATGACTTTTGGCTGTTTTAAACGACggtattttttaacccctgacgaaagaggggtgttattagttaGACGCCAACGTCTATTTttctgtccgtctgtggcatcatagctcctgaacagatggaccgatttcaatgtggttttttaatgttaaaagtGAGGTTAAATACTTATACGGTGGTTCTTGCCTAGGTTTTGGTTTtaactttgaaatatttttcattaaaatgaggttacccgtttttgagatattttgaactttgatCATTGTcggagtttttaaatttttctaaaaGTTGGTTAGTTTATTGATACCGTAAGTAGCACTCGAAACGAATAAACTGCGTAAAATTTTGCGCTAATTCGTATGTATTCGCATAAAAAGGTTGCATATAAATGGATAgatatatataaatagataaaatgTTCTAGGTATGACTTCTTTAGTAGGTAGCAGCCGGCTTCCCATATAAAGTTAGAATCGCTACACTAGCCATgcaatcatttggcaaaaaatacatttcaacaaatattcatttaacaaaTAAAGTTTCGCAAATTTTTGTATCacaaattaatcgttttataaaaacacatttcacaaattgatcatttcaaaaactctttatttgacAAATCTGAtggttatcattatcattacctacctacttggcaaactattcatttattattttcgtcatttGGCAAAACCATGTTTGTCTAATCCACGTTCggcaaaaaaacagttttataaaaTGCATCAGTGCCTGTAGCTCAGGTTGACTTGGTTAAgaaataggttagattagaactgtgaccctaaGAAAAACTAACTTCTGCCAGTACAGTTGGttaagttagaactgcgaccttaaGGAATGCGAAACGAGAACGAGCCACGATAAGGTATCCTACCAATTTAAACATGTTATGTATACATACaaacaataatttataatataaattgatgttttgtaaaataagtaTAGTTTGAAAAATTAGTTGTTTGGATAATggacatttttagggttccggagccaaaatggcaaaaacggaacccttatattttcgtcatgtctgtctgtctgtctgtccgtccgcggttttgctcagggactatcaatgctagaaagctgtaattttgcacgaatatataagtaaactatgccgaccaaatagtacaactaaaaattcaaaaaacatgcaaatttccattaaaatctaaaccggtgggcggaaaaatttgaaaaaaatcaggatggtagtatatcaaactttcaagaaaaactaatataacggctaagtttacgaaatccttagaaaaatattacttaatttttccgtaatggctacggaaccctattttgggcgtgtccaacacgctcttgaccggtttttaaatgatgatttatCATATGATATGTTAATAAAGTGACAACTTTGTTCaaagtatattttatcaaaTGAGCATTTGTGATATGAAGCGGTTGTGAAATAAATAGTTTGCGAaacgttgtttgccaaatgatagtaaaccattttcatgtctacgCAGACATTCCCGTTTCTATCTTATTCATCACGCGCCACGGCAAACCGCTGTAGGTATAACCAATGTTTGTAGATATCAATATCGGCAGCGACAAAGCGCCTTTGTCCCGCCCACCCGGCCACACTAGGTAACGATATTGTGACGCGTAATGGAGTAAGTGCTTTGCAAAATGGCCCGAGACACGgcttttaatgtaattttgctCCCTTTGTAAGTGAAAATTGGCGCAATCAATCCATTTGCACTTTGTTTCGACAACCGTAGCTACCCAGTAGCGGGCACGCTTTTAGAGACAACGAAATTGCTTTTCCTGAAAGctgaacattttattttatggtagTTGCTCTAGTATTGAAGGCTGGAGTAGTTTCACAGCTTTTGCCTGCTTATCAGATCTAGTGAATGTTTTCCCGTATTTTGTCGGAtgagttcgtatttatcttatCTAACTGTCTCAATCAGCTCCAGTCAACTTTAGTAAGTTAGTTGAGAAAGCATGATAATTACGAACTGTTACGACAAAAAAATGATggcaaatagtagattgttcaacaagggactaaaacaagccttgatggttgtttagtctcgcgttttcactttgaatgcgaggaaaaaaaccttgttcaaaattacaatgtttctttttaaaaaccggccaaaaatagggttccgtagccattacgaaaaaaataagtatatttttctaaggatttcgtattttatacggaatcttccaagtttaggtatattttataccttaggctgctatttactcttttctaatttttccacccaccggtttagattttagaggggggttggggacgctcgattttaatgaaaatttgcactttaaagttgaatattttgcaaacaaatcactgaatcgaaaaatcgtttttgcaaGCCCCTAATGattgacctatccaacgataccccacactacaaggttggatgagaaaaaaaatcaccccactttacgtctatgggaggtaggtacactaaaaaaaaaattttttttaattttattgtactattttgtcggcatagtttacatacatattcgtacaaaattacagctttttagcattgatagtccctgagcaaagccgcggatggacagacagacagacatggcgaaactataagggctccgtttttgccattttggctccggaaacctaaaaaggaagtaggtagggtacagttaccatttcgcaaaatgattgctcccgaacttagtgccgtgcggccgacataccgacatacatacatcgcgtcgcgcacccgactgctttcctgcaatctgcgcttgaggggtggggtaactcgaaccggtccggggcggagcgtggtcattctgtacgttagtactattatatattctgtgatagTAGGTGAGGcggacgactataggtccacttctTCTtcactggctcgtgctgaggcaccgacttcagactggaagaaaattattttcatgatttttgtagtaggttcaattttttgttacttataaatttttatttagccAGGGAACTACCCAAATAAACAGGTAAGATGATGGAGATTTACTTATCCTAAATTATCGGCGTATCGGTCAcaatggtacagtcagcatcaaaagtagcggatcactttttaaCTGTctcattgacacattgacaatcttgcaggCGTTTAGTAcctacgtggctgtaaaacgacaaagtacaaaagtgtatagatacttttgatgctgactgtaccaacgTATATTGCCCGAAAGTTTACgaagttttgaataaaaaactgttacaaCCTCTATTGTAAAACCTACACAGAAACCAAAAAGTCACTAATTGACATTTAAAGTTGGCATTCGTGTCTGCTGCTTCCCCtgtgataataaatatttacctaaATCCGATATAGATTTGTTAAGTAATTTGTGAGTGTTGCGAATCTAGATGGATAGAAACTTTGACTGGGACAGTATACGCAATAGTAAGTtcagtatattttttactacaCTTAGCTAAACTAAACTTAGGAATAAACGGTTTAATGTTTCCAATTCTACAAAAGCCTCTACACTACACGCATTATTCATAAGTGACTTTCGTTTCAGTACTATTTTCCCTTCCAGATGCTCAACGTAACAGTGCCCACGCTAGCAATGTGGAGTTCTTAACAAGCCAACTATGGATCAATGAATTGAATGAAACCCTTGCTAACATGGAAGGCTCAGGCATCGAAATTATTGAACTAGATTCAATGAACAACACCCAGACGTCCTCTGAAGATCCCTACGAGAATATACAGAACTTCAGCCACGGTTGGAGCTACGTTAGCACCAATCGGTTCCAAGAATTAGAGAATAGCTACAAAATGAATCGACAAGCGAGACTAAGAAGGCGCCTTACGAATAGAAACCATGACCTCACAGCAAACGACTCACTCGACAGCGAGTTCGAAGACTCTTTCTACTTGACTGATTACAAAAATTCCACCATCGATTCAGGAGAGGACGTAGTTAAGCTTAATCAGCAAACAAATTGTTTCACGATACTCAACAAGCACACGGCTCTCAATTTGGGCAGCTCTTCCGAAGAGTCTGACGATCCTGAGACGGAGGCAACGAGATGTGGAGATATCGTTCTCGAGTCCGAACAGTACATCGACGAAGTCAACTACAAATCAAATCCAGAAGAGAAACACACTATTTGGATATACTCTTTTAAAAATAGGCGCCTTCTAGCAGAAAAAGAATTCGAAATGAATATCCCCTGCCAGAGCCCCAGTTCTTCTTGCTCCCCGGAATACGTGGACGAGGAAATAAATACGGACAATATCTCCCACGTTGGTAGAGTAGCGAGCCCTATTCCCAAGCCTTGCATACCTAGGCTTAACTTGTCGCTCACTGCTACTCTACCCAATGTATCAGAGGTATCTGAACCGAAGACATCGCCAACCTTTAACAAAGACCAGGGATACAAGATCAAGGCCGTTAATGGTTGGTTTCTAGACAATTCCGAAAAACACGAATACGTTAGTAAACACGATAAGTCTACTAACATAGTAAACTGGATGGCTCTTTCGCCAAGGGAAAAAAGGCGACGCTCGCGTCATACACATTTAGATATTCAGCATGTTGCCAAACTTCTACCGGTATCAGAAATTGATTCAAATGCAGAAGTAAAGTCTCACGATATTGAAGAAAAAGCGAAAAATACCGAAATAAAGACTGAAAAGATGGTAATGCCACAAATAATCTCGCAAAAAAGTAAGTCTGACCAACAAACTGAAACCAAAACTACTATCGAAAGCACGATGGAAGACCGAGGCGATTACAATAAAGGTGGTCAGAGGCCGCATATTACGTTTGATCGCAGGCAGTTTGTTGGGTCACCAATAACCGAACCACTTGATAAGCTCGACGGTAACAATTGGATTGCGGAACATGAACCTAAATCGCGTCATGAGTACGACTTTACTATGGATAATGATGAAAACCAAAGGGCAAGTGGTGACATGGTTCTAGCATCCGCAGGCGATAGATTAATGTTCAGAAACATGTCGTTACTCAAACCCGCAGAGTGGAGGGAATACTCTCCGATAGCGGGCAGTCACCTCTCCTTACAACTGTCTCTAGGACCGGACTCCGACATGGAAAGAACAACTTTCTTCCAACGTTGTTTCAGCTGTTTCAAATGCTGTAAATACAAGTATTAAATCAAACAACAAAATAGTTTCATTGGCgaatttattaaattcaatcactatcaacttccagtaattgaagtacattaaaataaaccttaaatagttttaattaggtacctgGCAAACAAAGTAATCGTCGGAAATTGCGTATACACTGTAGACAGTAATTCACGACGATCGCTCATGACACATGATCACATAAGGGTCGTTACAACCTCAAGTAGGTTGTTTGTCACAGGAATGTAAAAAACATGTATAAAATGAACCCGCAGCTATGACCCCTAAACTAAAAACAAGCTCAATAATACCTTTGACATTCGTACAAAAACTTATGATACTGCAAAATGCATCGATGGCATGCTCGCCCGTAGGCGCCATGGTCAACGATCAAGTACATCACATTCATATAAATAGAGAAATCACAATTTTAACCCAATGGACCTTAAATTTGAGTCGTGTACTAATACATAATAAGCTCCAAATCCATATTCCAATGTCGATTCATAAACAATTGCatagactatttttttatgtgagtATTTATCTCTATAACTACAACTTAACATATTATAGATCTGATTTGAAATGCCTATAATGTAGATATAGCACTGGATAGTCATGTATGATATTAATGTAACTTTGACTGGGATAACCAACAACAATAATCACTGTCTGCATCTTGATCAACACAATTTTGTAACTCTTTTTCGATATGATCGTTTATCTAAATATATCTTACATTTGAGTACATTATGGAGGTATTTTAAAGTTACAGACTGACACCGAGAAGCTTAAATAACAATACGTACTTGAGACCGGCTGATTCTTAAACCTAGGAATGCTGTTCTGTGAAGTAATATGAAAGTAACTACAGAATAGTAAACAATTTTCAAACAACGTTATTACGCGGCTTATATGTGTACGCGCCACAAGCATATTACATCTGGGAATGACGAAGAATGTAACGTATACACGTTCACGCCACACAATACACCCTTGTTTGAAGATAGTTTACCATTCTGTATTTACTTGTGTTGATTAGTGGCGTGGATATTGGGTAGATgttgtacaataataataaataagcacaattacaatgaaataaaagactgGTAAGCATGTAGTGACACAAGGTGAATTTAGACTCTGAATTTCACAactatttttacatatttaccAGACTGTAAGGAACACACAAAATAGCCAGGGCTGTTGCCAGTAAATCTTATCATAGTATTgaaagattaaggggctgtttcaccatccattgattagtgttaaccgacggttaaatgtgatgtcgtctccgtctattcgaataaaacaaatagagacggcatcacacctaaccgtcagttaacactaatcaaaggatggtgaaacagcccctaagtattatAATAACAGCACAGAACT includes:
- the LOC141439995 gene encoding uncharacterized protein, which codes for MDRNFDWDSIRNNAQRNSAHASNVEFLTSQLWINELNETLANMEGSGIEIIELDSMNNTQTSSEDPYENIQNFSHGWSYVSTNRFQELENSYKMNRQARLRRRLTNRNHDLTANDSLDSEFEDSFYLTDYKNSTIDSGEDVVKLNQQTNCFTILNKHTALNLGSSSEESDDPETEATRCGDIVLESEQYIDEVNYKSNPEEKHTIWIYSFKNRRLLAEKEFEMNIPCQSPSSSCSPEYVDEEINTDNISHVGRVASPIPKPCIPRLNLSLTATLPNVSEVSEPKTSPTFNKDQGYKIKAVNGWFLDNSEKHEYVSKHDKSTNIVNWMALSPREKRRRSRHTHLDIQHVAKLLPVSEIDSNAEVKSHDIEEKAKNTEIKTEKMVMPQIISQKSKSDQQTETKTTIESTMEDRGDYNKGGQRPHITFDRRQFVGSPITEPLDKLDGNNWIAEHEPKSRHEYDFTMDNDENQRASGDMVLASAGDRLMFRNMSLLKPAEWREYSPIAGSHLSLQLSLGPDSDMERTTFFQRCFSCFKCCKYKY